A region from the Salmo trutta chromosome 40, fSalTru1.1, whole genome shotgun sequence genome encodes:
- the LOC115180024 gene encoding zinc finger protein 585B isoform X4, whose translation MCTPGQDDCTVQWDNFLASKTSGWLCLQIIFLFLGPPLLLPSLRLFIPPLRLVSAAMWQVVQRGDVQDYGMLEEFVTTVTDIVPELLSCSQRAQLILGLRARMVLELCRTEQTADQDIQQHLDRIRSLISTGEAESSDAEVELSESKFVELVESLLKDPSERENFYQDVFPVEFGPKYDTAIQMLMLEFLSRFEKLLPIPDLEQTASLLNAVPSALEKCLQFVPDPIQLRTLLQYHRKHGHLDFIETPSSFGDYILSSLSLPLHVRVVTATKGLVEGTMEKNGRLLAPDEDQRDAFTEKEHVMNRKPVSGATDNQAVTGIHVQTSKQSKRLQIKKIWSKVQKTCKTDSSGHAIQQPSSSKVHTSLRKSCKRGPFSKTCPDCGRTFARATSFRRHQRSHTQDHDHRFKCLKCAIGFKDLYDLKRHQQGVCEKNLSTLVDGENKEEIPQPSTTKSPNTSPLKTLSPSGLTQKRALDTKTCSLCRRFFTRTSDMARHMRSHSKEHPFWCVNCDKRFKYSYDLKRHQRDLCKKVNQEYLGQVGQNLSQQNGKPQPEKDESESMGSTGSIGADENPQPSHKGLSDSKTCCVCGRILTRTSDMERHLKSHSKARPFHCAICERSFKYKDTLKKHQEILGHEGILEDFGQSVDQQEVEVKTESCISHLTTKENDTEPLITATTSVPTLKEPKPCTVCGKIFNRASGMAIHMRSHSEERPYQCGNCEQRFKYMHGLKKHQRDICLKVNQEEASKLVDQQQEDATPEEAGELLATDDTRAECKEEERKVVFKCDECDKEFKGSSSLRTHKRIHNPFYCSDCGRIYPNSIAFDRHKLMHKEIQCTMCEKTFTLLGRLREHYLHQHKFTGPYPCSQCEKTFTQLSYLVIHERVHSGEYLYQCSVCPEKFRTANSLTIHSRKHTGEKPFLCWQCGKSYRAASELSVHMGTHSEEKPFSCSQCDMTYRTKIQLNTHIEQVHEGVRFTCTVCGKQFYKAVSLKRHELTHTGERPFPCSYCEKTFITANERRLHERYHTGERPYKCQDCGKSFIQSGYLKSHQRLHTGEKPFSCSVCDKRFRFSHHMKRHQKTHIEKHVCGECGESFTQIRCLKAHQLTHSLNEN comes from the exons ATGTGTACACCTGGTCAAGATGACTGTACAGTGCAGTGGGATAACTTCTTAGCTAGCAAGACATCTGGGTGGCTTTGTTTACAAATTATTTTCCTATTTTTAG GTCCCCctcttcttcttccctctctGCGTCTCTTCATTCCACCACTGCGGCTTGTCTCTGCAGCCATGTGGCAAGTGGTTCAGCGAGGAGATGTTCAAGATTATGGGATGCTGGAGGAGTTTGTCACCACGGTGACCGACATTGTGCCAGAGCTTTTGAGTTGCAGTCAGAGGGCCCAACTCATTCTGGGCCTTCGAGCAAGG ATGGTTCTGGAGTTGTGTCGTACTGAGCAGACAGCAGACCAAGACATTCAGCAACACCTGGACAGGATCCGAAGCCTCATATCCACTGGGGAAGCAGAG TCAAGTGATGCAGAGGTGGAATTATCTGAATCAAAGTTTGTGGAGCTGGTTGAATCTCTGCTGAAAGATCCAAGTGAAAGGGAGAACTTTTACCAG GACGTGTTCCCTGTGGAATTTGGGCCCAAGTATGACACTGCAATACAGATGCTGATGTTAGAATTCCTTTCCAGATTTGAGAAGTTACTTCCCATACCAGACCTTGAACAG ACTGCCTCCTTGTTAAATGCTGTTCCCTCTGCCCTGGAGAAATGTTTACAATTTGTACCTGACCCCATACAATTGAGGACCCTGCTCCAGTACCACAGAAAACATGGACATTTGGACTTCATCG AAACTCCATCGTCCTTTGGTGactacatcctctcctctctgtctctccctctacatgtaCGTGTGGTGACTGCCACCAAAGGGTTGGTGGAGGGTACAATGGAGAAAAATGGAAGACTACTTGCACCAGATGAGGATCAAAGAGACGCATTTACTGAGAAGGAGCATGTTATGAATAGGAAGCCTGTAAGTGGGGCAACGGACAATCAAGCTGTCACCGGAATTCATGTTCAAACCTCAAAACAAAGCAAAAGGCTGCAGATTAAGAAAATATGGTCAAAAGTTCAAAAAACATGTAAAACGGATTCTTCCGGCCATGCAATCCAACAGCCATCCTCCTCCAAGGTGCACACCTCCCTGAGGAAGTCATGCAAAAGGGGCCCATTCAGTAAGACATGCCCAGACTGTGGGAGGACTTTTGCTCGAGCCACGTCCTTTAGAAGGCACCAGCGAAGCCACACTCAAGATCATGATCATAGGTTTAAGTGCCTCAAATGTGCAATAGGCTTCAAGGATCTTTATGATCTGAAGAGACACCAGCAGGGAGTTTGTGAAAAGAACCTCTCAACTTTGGTTGATGGGGAAAATAAAGAAGAGATCCCACAACCCTCAACTACCAAATCTCCGAACACATCACCCCTTAAGACGCTCTCTCCATCAGGGCTAACACAGAAAAGAGCTCTGGACACCAAAACATGCTCTTTGTGTAGGAGGTTTTTCACTCGTACTTCAGACATGGCAAGGCACATGAGATCCCACTCAAAAGAGCATCCATTTTGGTGTGTAAATTGTGATAAGAGATTCAAGTATTCATATGatttgaagaggcaccagagagaTTTGTGTAAGAAAGTGAACCAGGAATATTTAGGTCAGGTTGGTCAAAACTTGTCACAACAGAACGGGAAACCGCAGCCAGAGAAAGATGAATCCGAATCAATGGGTAGCACTGGGTCTATTGGCGCTGATGAAAACCCGCAACCATCTCACAAAGGGCTGTCCGACTCAAAAACCTGTTGTGTCTGTGGTAGGATTTTGACTCGTACCTCAGACATGGAAAGGCACTTGAAATCTCACTCAAAGGCACGTCCCTTTCATTGTGCTATTTGTGAGAGAAGTTTTAAGTACAAAGATACCTTGAAGAAACATCAGGAAATCCTTGGCCACGAGGGCATCCTAGAAGACTTCGGTCAGAGTGTGGACCAGCAAGAAGTGGAAGTTAAAACAGAGAGTTGCATCAGCCATCTCACTACCAAGGAAAACGACACTGAGCCCCTTATCACGGCTACTACCTCAGTGCCGACTCTCAAAGAACCCAAACCATGCACTGTGTGTGGGAAGATTTTTAACCGTGCTTCAGGAATGGCTATTCATATGAGATCCCATTCAGAGGAGCGTCCTTATCAATGTGGCAACTGTGAGCAGCGTTTTAAGTACATGCATGGTTTAAAGAAACACCAGAGGGATATCTGTCTGAAGGTGAACCAAGAAGAAGCATCTAAGTTGGTGGACCAGCAACAAGAGGATGCTactccagaggaggctggtgaacTGCTAGCCACTGATGACACAAGGGCAGAATGCAAGGAGGAAGAAAGAAAGGTGGTATTCAAATGTGATGAATGCGATAAGGAATTCAAAGGCTCATCCTCCCTAAGAACACACAAACGAATTCACAATCCATTCtattgctctgactgtggaaggaTATACCCAAACTCCATTGCCTTTGACAGACACAAGCTGATGCACAAGGAAATCCAGTGTACCATGTGTGAGAAGACCTTTACCCTGTTGGGGCGTCTGAGAGAACACTATCTGCATCAACATAAATTCACAGGACCATACCCCTGCTCTCAATGTGAGAAAACCTTCACTCAGTTATCGTACCTTGTCATCCATGAGAGGGTTCATTCAGGAGAGTACCTGTACCAGTGCTCTGTTTGTCCAGAAAAATTCAGAACAGCCAATTCTCTAACAATACACAGTAGGaagcacacaggagaaaagccgttCCTGTGCTGGCAGTGTGGAAAGAGCTACCGGGCCGCTTCTGAACTGTCGGTGCATATGGGGACTCACTCAGAGGAGAAACCCTTTTCTTGTTCGCAGTGTGACATGACTTATCGGACAAAGATTCAGCTAAATACACATATTGAGCAAGTTCATGAGGGGGTGAGATTTACCTGTACAGTTTGTGGAAAGCAGTTTTACAAAGCAGTGTCATTGAAAAGACATGAACTTACTCACACAGGAGAAAGACCATTTCCATGCTCCTATTGCGAAAAAACTTTCATCACAGCAAATGAAAGGAGGTTGCATGAAAGATACCATACTGGTGAGCGACCATACAAATGCCAAGACTGTGGAAAATCCTTCATTCAGTCAGGTTACCTGAAATCACACCAACGacttcacacaggagagaagccatttTCATGCAGCGTTTGTGACAAACGTTTCAGATTTTCTCATCATATGAAAAGGCACCAGAAAACCCATATAGAGAAGCATGTGTGTGGGGAATGTGGGGAATCGTTCACCCAAATTCGATGCCTCAAGGCTCACcaactcactcactccctcaatGAAAATTGA
- the LOC115180029 gene encoding zinc finger protein 883 isoform X2: MPQPPTSKSEITSLLKTPSPPGPSHQGTLDTITSSNTCSVCGRFFTRTSSLVRHMSSHSKEHPFRCVNCGKRFKYSYDFRKHQKELCQKVTQGDLCQDVGQNMAQQKSGLQPEVFLATAENQAQVDSKTCYVCGKILTCTSQMERHLKSHSKARPFHCAICERSFKYKDSLKKHQEILGHKILDCASHLATHMRSHSVERPYQCVNCEQRFKYKQSLNQHQRYICKVNREESSQMVDQHQEESSELLAVKADTPETSTSQLQLVHWCKKCGKSFDDTCNLKQHQESSCKEEKRKVVFQCEKRKVVFKCDDCGKDFKGSSSLRTHKRIHNPFYCSDCGRVLPNSIAFDRHKLMQHKEIQCTMCEKTFTLLGRLREHYLHQHKFTGPYPCSQCEKTFTQLSYLVIHERVHSGEYLYQCSVCQAKFNSANSLTIHSRKHTGEKPFLCWQCGKSFKAAGELSVHMGTHSEERPFSCSQCDMSYRTKLQLNSHIEQVHEGVRYPCTICGKQFYKAVSLKRHELTHTGERPFPCSYCTKTFITANEKRLHERYHTGERPYKCQDCGKSFIQSGYLKSHQRLHTGEKPFVCSFCDKSFRLFYHRLKHERTHTRKNKPYVCEECGLAFAQRKRLTEHLCTHPVN; the protein is encoded by the exons ATGCCACAACCCCCAACTAGCAAATCTGAGATCACATCACTCCTCAAGACTCCCTCTCCACCAGGGCCATCTCATCAAGGAACTCTGGACACTATCACATCCTCTAACACATGCTCTGTGTGTGGGAGGTTTTTTACTCGTACTTCAAGCTTGGTGAGGCACATGAGCTCCCACTCAAAAGAGCATCCATTTAGGTGTGTCAATTGTGGTAAGAGATTCAAGTATTCATATGATTTTAGAAAACACCAGAAAGAATTGTGTCAGAAAGTGACCCAGGGAGATTTGTGTCAGGATGTTGGTCAGAACATGGCACAACAAAAGAGTGGCCTGCAACCAGAGGTTTTTCTTGCCACTGCAGAGAATCAAGCCCAGGTAGATTCCAAAACCTGTTATGTCTGTGGTAAGATTTTGACTTGTACCTCACAGATGGAAAGGCACTTGAAATCTCACTCAAAGGCACGTCCCTTTCATTGTGCTATTTGTGAGAGAAGCTTTAAGTACAAAGACTCTTTGAAGAAACATCAGGAAATCCTTGGCCACAAG ATTTTGGACTGTGCTTCTCATTTAGCTACTCATATGAGATCCCATTCAGTGGAGCGTCCTTATCAATGTGTCAACTGTGAGCAGCGTTTTAAGTACAAGCAAAGTTTGAATCAACACCAGAGATATATCTGTAAGGTGAACCGAGAAGAGTCCTCTCAGATGGTAGACCAGCACCAAGAGGAGTCTAGTGAACTGCTGGCTGTTAAGGCTGATACCCCAGAGACATCTACCAGTCAACTACAACTGGTTCACTGGTGtaaaaaatgtggaaagagtttcgaTGACACCTGTAATTTGAAGCAACACCAGGAAAGTTCGTGCAAAGAGGAAAAGAGAAAGGTGGTCTTCCAATGTGAAAAAAGAAAGGTGGTCTTCAAATGTGATGATTGTGGGAAGGACTTCAAAGGTTCATCATCCCTAAGGACACACAAGCGAATTCACAACCCATTCTATTGCTCTGATTGTGGAAGGGTCCTCCCAAACTCCATTGCCTTTGACAGACACAAGCTGATGCAGCACAAGGAAATCCAGTGTACCATGTGTGAGAAGACCTTTACCCTGTTGGGGCGTCTGAGAGAACACTATCTGCATCAACATAAATTCACAGGACCATACCCCTGCTCTCAATGTGAGAAAACCTTCACTCAGTTATCGTACCTTGTCATCCATGAGAGGGTTCACTCGGGAGAGTACCTGTACCAATGCTCTGTTTGTCAAGCAAAGTTCAATTCAGCAAATTCTCTAACAATACACAGTAGGaagcacacaggagaaaagccgttCCTGTGCTGGCAGTGTGGAAAGAGCTTCAAGGCTGCTGGAGAACTGTCAGTGCATATGGGGACTCACTCAGAGGAGAGACCATTTTCCTGTTCGCAGTGTGACATGTCCTACAGAACAAAACTTCAGCTGAATTCACACATTGAACAAGTTCATGAGGGGGTGAGATACCCTTGTACAATCTGTGGGAAGCAGTTTTACAAAGCAGTGTCATTGAAAAGACATGAACTCACTCACACAGGAGAAAGACCATTTCCATGCTCCTATTGCACAAAAACCTTCATCACTGCCAATGAAAAAAGGCTGCATGAAAGATACCATACTGGTGAGAGACCATACAAATGCCAAGACTGTGGAAAGTCTTTCATTCAGTCAGGTTACCTGAAATCACACCAACgtcttcacacaggagagaagccatttGTATGTAGCTTTTGTGATAAAAGTTTCAGATTATTTTATCATAGGTTAAAACACGAGCGAACCCATACAAGAAAAAATAAGCCATATGTGTGTGAAGAATGTGGGTTAGCTTTCGCTCAAAGAAAGCGCCTGACTGAACACCTATGCACTCACCCCGTGAATTAA
- the LOC115180029 gene encoding zinc finger protein 883 isoform X1, producing the protein MPQPPTSKSEITSLLKTPSPPGPSHQGTLDTITSSNTCSVCGRFFTRTSSLVRHMSSHSKEHPFRCVNCGKRFKYSYDFRKHQKELCQKVTQGDLCQDVGQNMAQQKSGLQPEVFLATAENQAQVDSKTCYVCGKILTCTSQMERHLKSHSKARPFHCAICERSFKYKDSLKKHQEILGHKGILEDFGLSVDHQQVDVNTESCSSPLTTKENYTEPLIKAFTPAPTAKEHACTVCGKILDCASHLATHMRSHSVERPYQCVNCEQRFKYKQSLNQHQRYICKVNREESSQMVDQHQEESSELLAVKADTPETSTSQLQLVHWCKKCGKSFDDTCNLKQHQESSCKEEKRKVVFQCEKRKVVFKCDDCGKDFKGSSSLRTHKRIHNPFYCSDCGRVLPNSIAFDRHKLMQHKEIQCTMCEKTFTLLGRLREHYLHQHKFTGPYPCSQCEKTFTQLSYLVIHERVHSGEYLYQCSVCQAKFNSANSLTIHSRKHTGEKPFLCWQCGKSFKAAGELSVHMGTHSEERPFSCSQCDMSYRTKLQLNSHIEQVHEGVRYPCTICGKQFYKAVSLKRHELTHTGERPFPCSYCTKTFITANEKRLHERYHTGERPYKCQDCGKSFIQSGYLKSHQRLHTGEKPFVCSFCDKSFRLFYHRLKHERTHTRKNKPYVCEECGLAFAQRKRLTEHLCTHPVN; encoded by the coding sequence ATGCCACAACCCCCAACTAGCAAATCTGAGATCACATCACTCCTCAAGACTCCCTCTCCACCAGGGCCATCTCATCAAGGAACTCTGGACACTATCACATCCTCTAACACATGCTCTGTGTGTGGGAGGTTTTTTACTCGTACTTCAAGCTTGGTGAGGCACATGAGCTCCCACTCAAAAGAGCATCCATTTAGGTGTGTCAATTGTGGTAAGAGATTCAAGTATTCATATGATTTTAGAAAACACCAGAAAGAATTGTGTCAGAAAGTGACCCAGGGAGATTTGTGTCAGGATGTTGGTCAGAACATGGCACAACAAAAGAGTGGCCTGCAACCAGAGGTTTTTCTTGCCACTGCAGAGAATCAAGCCCAGGTAGATTCCAAAACCTGTTATGTCTGTGGTAAGATTTTGACTTGTACCTCACAGATGGAAAGGCACTTGAAATCTCACTCAAAGGCACGTCCCTTTCATTGTGCTATTTGTGAGAGAAGCTTTAAGTACAAAGACTCTTTGAAGAAACATCAGGAAATCCTTGGCCACAAGGGCATCCTAGAAGACTTTGGCCTGAGTGTGGACCATCAACAAGTGGACGTTAACACAGAGAGTTGCAGCAGCCCTCTCACTACCAAGGAAAACTACACTGAGCCCCTTATCAAGGCTTTTACTCCAGCACCGACTGCCAAAGAACATGCATGCACTGTGTGTGGGAAGATTTTGGACTGTGCTTCTCATTTAGCTACTCATATGAGATCCCATTCAGTGGAGCGTCCTTATCAATGTGTCAACTGTGAGCAGCGTTTTAAGTACAAGCAAAGTTTGAATCAACACCAGAGATATATCTGTAAGGTGAACCGAGAAGAGTCCTCTCAGATGGTAGACCAGCACCAAGAGGAGTCTAGTGAACTGCTGGCTGTTAAGGCTGATACCCCAGAGACATCTACCAGTCAACTACAACTGGTTCACTGGTGtaaaaaatgtggaaagagtttcgaTGACACCTGTAATTTGAAGCAACACCAGGAAAGTTCGTGCAAAGAGGAAAAGAGAAAGGTGGTCTTCCAATGTGAAAAAAGAAAGGTGGTCTTCAAATGTGATGATTGTGGGAAGGACTTCAAAGGTTCATCATCCCTAAGGACACACAAGCGAATTCACAACCCATTCTATTGCTCTGATTGTGGAAGGGTCCTCCCAAACTCCATTGCCTTTGACAGACACAAGCTGATGCAGCACAAGGAAATCCAGTGTACCATGTGTGAGAAGACCTTTACCCTGTTGGGGCGTCTGAGAGAACACTATCTGCATCAACATAAATTCACAGGACCATACCCCTGCTCTCAATGTGAGAAAACCTTCACTCAGTTATCGTACCTTGTCATCCATGAGAGGGTTCACTCGGGAGAGTACCTGTACCAATGCTCTGTTTGTCAAGCAAAGTTCAATTCAGCAAATTCTCTAACAATACACAGTAGGaagcacacaggagaaaagccgttCCTGTGCTGGCAGTGTGGAAAGAGCTTCAAGGCTGCTGGAGAACTGTCAGTGCATATGGGGACTCACTCAGAGGAGAGACCATTTTCCTGTTCGCAGTGTGACATGTCCTACAGAACAAAACTTCAGCTGAATTCACACATTGAACAAGTTCATGAGGGGGTGAGATACCCTTGTACAATCTGTGGGAAGCAGTTTTACAAAGCAGTGTCATTGAAAAGACATGAACTCACTCACACAGGAGAAAGACCATTTCCATGCTCCTATTGCACAAAAACCTTCATCACTGCCAATGAAAAAAGGCTGCATGAAAGATACCATACTGGTGAGAGACCATACAAATGCCAAGACTGTGGAAAGTCTTTCATTCAGTCAGGTTACCTGAAATCACACCAACgtcttcacacaggagagaagccatttGTATGTAGCTTTTGTGATAAAAGTTTCAGATTATTTTATCATAGGTTAAAACACGAGCGAACCCATACAAGAAAAAATAAGCCATATGTGTGTGAAGAATGTGGGTTAGCTTTCGCTCAAAGAAAGCGCCTGACTGAACACCTATGCACTCACCCCGTGAATTAA